A genomic segment from Tessaracoccus defluvii encodes:
- a CDS encoding acetylxylan esterase, which produces MARADLSPEELAVYRPTVAEPEDFDAFWADTLAEARTHDLDVRATPTAAPFEAVSIQDVSFAGFGGDRVNAWLTTPVAATGDLPVVVEFLGYGGGRELPGVHLHWANAGFAHLLMDTRGQGSAWGTGGHTGDPHDYGAHHPGFMTAGIADPATYYYRRVFTDAVRAVETARSLPGLDATRVSVTGGSQGGGITLATAGLVPDLFAAMPDVPFLCHFRRAVDIADTNPYSEITRYLAIHRGAEQQAFRTLSYFDGVNFAKRAKATTLFSVALMDKICPPSTVYAAYNAYQGDRSIEVYGFNDHEGGGFGQKLRQITWLKSLLA; this is translated from the coding sequence ATGGCACGCGCTGACCTCAGCCCAGAAGAACTCGCCGTCTACCGACCCACGGTCGCTGAGCCGGAGGACTTCGACGCGTTCTGGGCCGACACGCTCGCCGAGGCGCGCACCCACGACCTGGACGTCCGGGCGACACCCACCGCCGCCCCGTTCGAGGCCGTCTCCATCCAGGACGTCAGCTTCGCGGGCTTCGGCGGCGACCGCGTCAACGCCTGGTTGACGACGCCCGTCGCGGCCACGGGCGACCTGCCCGTCGTCGTGGAGTTCCTCGGCTACGGCGGCGGCCGCGAGCTGCCCGGAGTCCACCTGCACTGGGCCAACGCCGGGTTCGCCCACCTGCTCATGGACACGCGCGGCCAGGGGTCGGCGTGGGGCACGGGCGGCCACACGGGCGATCCCCACGACTACGGCGCCCACCACCCCGGCTTCATGACGGCGGGCATCGCCGATCCGGCCACCTACTACTACCGCCGCGTCTTCACCGACGCAGTGCGCGCCGTCGAGACGGCCCGCTCGCTGCCCGGCCTCGACGCGACCCGCGTCAGCGTGACCGGCGGCAGCCAGGGCGGCGGCATCACGCTGGCAACGGCCGGCCTGGTGCCCGACCTGTTCGCGGCGATGCCCGACGTCCCGTTCCTTTGCCACTTCCGCCGCGCCGTCGATATCGCCGACACCAACCCGTACTCGGAGATCACCCGCTACCTGGCGATCCACCGGGGCGCCGAGCAGCAGGCGTTCCGCACCCTGAGCTACTTCGACGGCGTCAACTTCGCCAAGCGGGCCAAGGCGACGACCCTGTTCTCGGTGGCCCTCATGGACAAGATCTGCCCGCCGTCGACCGTGTACGCGGCCTACAACGCCTACCAGGGCGACAGGAGCATCGAGGTCTACGGCTTCAACGACCACGAGGGCGGCGGCTTCGGCCAGAAGCTCCGCCAGATCACCTGGCTGAAGAGCCTTCTGGCCTGA
- a CDS encoding ROK family protein, producing the protein MRPGWGGPWPGLHAARGCRHRGRRLRRPQRAPLDRGQERRRRDRTLPDPGAETDRCACGRFGHLEGIAAGPAIERYYRYTTGESTGGREIMARAEAGEEAALSVVRRAATALGKAITGLVSFIDPACVVIGGGIAQAGAVWWDPLLKSCHDDLIEIQRDIPIVPAELGPTAAIAGAARAVFDAVGR; encoded by the coding sequence GTGAGGCCTGGCTGGGGCGGCCCGTGGCCGGGACTCCATGCTGCTCGTGGCTGTCGGCACCGGGGTCGGCGGCTCCGTCGTCCTCAACGGGCGCCTCTGGACCGGGGCCAGGAGCGTCGCCGGCGAGATCGGACACTTCCCGACCCCGGGGCCGAGACCGACCGGTGCGCGTGCGGCCGCTTCGGCCACCTGGAGGGCATCGCCGCCGGGCCGGCCATCGAGCGCTACTACCGCTACACCACAGGCGAATCGACGGGCGGGCGGGAGATCATGGCCCGCGCCGAGGCGGGGGAGGAGGCGGCCCTGAGCGTCGTCCGCCGTGCCGCCACCGCGCTCGGCAAGGCGATCACCGGGCTCGTGTCGTTCATCGACCCGGCCTGCGTCGTCATCGGCGGCGGCATCGCCCAGGCGGGAGCCGTCTGGTGGGATCCGCTGCTGAAGTCGTGTCACGACGACCTGATCGAGATCCAACGCGACATCCCCATCGTGCCTGCGGAGCTCGGTCCGACCGCGGCCATCGCCGGGGCCGCCCGCGCCGTCTTCGACGCCGTCGGCCGCTGA
- a CDS encoding cytochrome b5-like heme/steroid binding domain-containing protein: MLDSFLGLPAHPLIVHAPVVLVPLASLGLLVLLLRPAWRPRYAGLLLVGLVAAALGAIAAAVSGNAFAERVGLPVSHQSYGTALAAVSVALAVAGGSWLWLVRREREASPRLTTLGWTAGAVSLIAIVLVGLTGHSGATAAWASATPSSSGTGSPSFTLGDVAGHATQDSCWAAVDDGVYDLTGWIDRHPGGQARILALCGTDATAAFQDQHDSDDRPQEQLAQFRIGDLLG; this comes from the coding sequence ATGCTGGACTCGTTCCTCGGCCTCCCCGCCCATCCGCTGATCGTGCACGCGCCCGTCGTGCTGGTGCCGCTGGCCAGCCTGGGGCTGCTTGTCCTACTCCTGCGCCCGGCGTGGCGGCCCCGCTACGCGGGTCTGCTGCTGGTCGGGCTGGTGGCCGCAGCACTCGGCGCCATCGCCGCAGCTGTCTCGGGCAACGCGTTCGCCGAGCGCGTCGGCCTTCCTGTGTCCCATCAGAGCTACGGGACGGCGCTGGCGGCCGTCTCCGTGGCACTCGCCGTGGCGGGTGGGAGTTGGCTGTGGCTGGTCCGCCGGGAGCGGGAGGCGTCGCCGCGCCTGACCACGCTGGGGTGGACGGCCGGCGCCGTCTCCCTGATCGCCATCGTGCTCGTGGGGCTCACCGGCCACTCGGGAGCGACGGCGGCGTGGGCCAGCGCGACACCCTCCTCCAGCGGCACCGGGTCACCGAGCTTCACGCTGGGCGACGTGGCCGGGCATGCGACGCAGGACTCCTGCTGGGCCGCCGTCGACGACGGGGTCTACGACCTCACGGGATGGATCGACAGGCACCCCGGCGGCCAGGCGCGGATCCTGGCCCTCTGCGGCACGGACGCCACCGCGGCGTTCCAGGACCAGCACGACTCGGACGATCGCCCGCAGGAGCAGCTCGCGCAGTTCCGGATCGGCGACCTGCTCGGTTAG
- a CDS encoding beta/alpha barrel domain-containing protein has translation MPSRCPLDDHIGVVEVLIQEGFRTFAAPVTGAALSDLTAIFGARAAIGVTRVVDAAQVVTAVEKGAAFVLADVATDDVAQAALEAGVPCYGAAMTPGEVRAALALPLAGVLVYPADVVGHAYAARLAELGLLDRAVPMGGLGAYATGEWFKAGAPAACLDTTLLGDAYQGGSLSALRDRTGSFISTEQKLRDRSAD, from the coding sequence GTGCCTTCCCGATGCCCCCTCGACGACCACATCGGCGTCGTGGAGGTGCTGATCCAGGAGGGCTTCCGCACCTTCGCGGCGCCGGTCACCGGCGCCGCGCTGAGCGACCTGACAGCGATCTTCGGCGCGCGTGCCGCCATCGGCGTGACGCGGGTCGTCGACGCCGCACAGGTCGTCACCGCCGTCGAGAAGGGAGCCGCCTTCGTGCTGGCGGACGTGGCCACCGACGATGTCGCGCAGGCTGCGCTGGAGGCGGGTGTCCCCTGCTACGGCGCGGCCATGACCCCGGGAGAGGTCAGGGCGGCGCTGGCGCTGCCCCTGGCCGGCGTCCTGGTCTATCCCGCCGACGTGGTCGGCCACGCGTACGCGGCCCGCCTCGCCGAGCTCGGTCTGCTCGACCGGGCCGTCCCGATGGGTGGCCTCGGGGCCTACGCGACGGGGGAGTGGTTCAAGGCAGGGGCCCCCGCGGCCTGTCTCGACACGACGCTGCTGGGCGACGCGTACCAGGGTGGTTCGCTGTCGGCACTGCGCGACCGGACGGGGTCGTTCATCTCGACGGAGCAGAAGCTGCGGGACCGCTCAGCGGACTGA